ggaatcaacgccgaggagagcggtcacccatccaacgactgaccagcccaatattgcttaacttgacttaagtctattgacgacctaacccactcctccacggcgccactatttattattatattattaaatattattaaaggtaggagaccctctctcaaacatgctttgttaaagaggatggcagcattaGTTGAAttgaagaaattaatatttttagaagacttttccttaaccagaatatgaacgTCGGCCAGCTACAAGCAATTATCAGCCCTGATGAGtagagaataataagaattgaaaagaccacatATAAAATCAAATTCCACTGTAGCTGCCATCttatttaacaaaacatattattatgatattataataataataattattattattatattattatcattatttactttttgatctatcacagtcatcctattcaactgggttttattattatttatttatttactttttagtctatcacagtcatcctattcgactatggtgtattattattattattacttatttttattttttttatctatcacagtcatcctattcgaataggtgttttattattgttgctgtttatcattattattattattattatcatcaatcagCATTTGGAcgcaaaaaaaatatgtaaaaaaaaattccagcccccccaaaaaaaaaatgctcgaaAAATggtgaccacacacacacatatttatatatatatatatatatatatatatatattatatattatacatatatatatatatatatatatatatatatatatatataatatatatatagatgtatgccTCTCCGGAATATTTTACTGAGAAACAAAGAGAGGCTTTCACTCACGATCTTCTTAAGGATTATGGGCTCATCGCTGTCAGTCGGCATGGACCCCCGAATTTGGAGGGAATGAGTTCCTCCTGCTGCTTGTTGGTCGCCCGGTAAAATTTTCGTTAAGGGTGGGAATATATTTAGGGGATAGCGATGcatgtttacatatgtatatatatacatttatataatacatacatatatatacatatatatatacgtatataaatgatacgatatatatatatatatatatatatatattatatatatatatatatatatatagatatatatatatatatatatatatatatatatatatatatatatatatatataatatacgtatatatatatatatatatatatatatatatatatataatatatataagtgtgtatgtatgtatatatacatgcgcaTCAAACTCTGAATTGCAGttaccttctgaataatgataataatgataattgttgtatttctgtttcatggcagggcaagaaagaacacagaattcgttgtttcatatattatgtatggcagcttaacagaaactaaatatacattgtagatttcagtaaaaggtaaacagtaataattacaatactcaacagtttgagtaaaaggtacaattataataaatacattgttacgGATAAATAAAGTATGTAGTTATACAACTAATTACACCAAAGTGTAGTTAGCAATCTCACACCTCCCCCCAAGATGGCAGGTGCAATACAAGGATACCTGGCATCTTAAGGTCCTTATCTATTATATGATTGAGTCCCACATCTTATTTCTAAACGCTCTGGTGCCCGGGCTGACGTCCACTACGTCGTACTGGTAAGGCAACTGATAACTGAGTATCAGGCTTAGGTGATGTTGCAGGTGATCTACGATCTCCATATCCTGAAGCTTCGCCACCCAACACCGAGATAGGCGGAGAAATAATGTCTCCTGGCAAAAAAGGGTGATGAGGTCGTAGGAACCTCCGATTTCTCCAATAGATGCGCCACTCCCAGTCTTCACGAGGTAATCCCTCCTCGTGCCAATTCGACCACAACTCCTGGTTTATCCCATCGTTTTGTCTTAGGGTCCTGCAGATCCACGTACATACCAAGGTTCAGCTTAGAGAGTGGTCTAGCAGTGGCATCATACCGTTCCTTTGCCTGCTGCCGAAGGTACTTAGCCTTTATGTCACATTCGTCAGCTGTACGTTGCCATTCCTTTGCAAATGAACGATGATGAGCCGAATCCTGGAACGCAAAGGACGTCCAAACAAGATTTGCGCTGGAGATCTACCGTCCGCCCGTGTGGAGTATTCCTGAGCTCAAGAAGCCCTCGTGCGAACTCATCCTCATCCAGCTTGCCATTTCTTGTGGTCGTCAAAATCAACTTCTTGATGATCTTCACGGTAGCTTCGGCATGACCATTGCTTTTGGATTATAGGGCGATGTCACACGGTGTTCCACCCCCCATCGAGCAAGGAAACGCCGCAATGTTGATGAAGCGAACTGCGGTCCTCCATCCGTTTTCAGTACTACAGGCACACCTGTGTCTGAAAATATTGGCCTCAACAAACTAACTAGTTGAGCTGCAGAAGTTGATCCATTGCACGAAGAGTACATACGGCCAACCTGATAGGCGATCAACGTACACAAGAAATGTCTTGCCagagatatgaaaataatcaGCAGACACGGACTCAAATACTCGACTTGGCAAGTCTTCCTGCATCAAAGGCTCATTCTGCTGACTTGGTAACAGCTCTCGGCAACGAGAACAAGACTTCACTGTATTCTCAACGTCCCTGTCAATCCCTGGCCAGTATACAGTCTGGCGTGCTCGACGCTTGGTGCGGTCCACTCCTTGGTGAGCGTCATGTAGACACTGTAAAGTTTCGCTACGCAGGCTGCGAGGTATGAGAAGTCTAGGTCCATAAACTATCAAACCATCATCCACGGCCAGCATGTCCCGAATTCCCCAGTATGCTCGCAACTCCTCTGGTAAGCTATGCTTATGATCTGGaaatcctttcattattacatctcTTAATGACAGATATTCACCATCATGTGCAGAAGCATCACGAATCTTATCCAGCGTCTGGTCCCGTAGAGGTGCTAACCTTATGCCCTCCTCACAAGTAGCTAATAAAGACGATACAACAGCAGCATGCAATGGATCTGCATCATCCAGTAAATCATTGTCCTCAACAAGGTTCTGAACTGGTGAACGAGAGAGTGCATCCGGCATGCTGTGACATTTCCCACTTTGCCACCGTGCAGCAAAGTAAAATCTGCAGAGTTTCATTCTCATACGCTGCAGTCGAGGATTTTCTATTTCTCCAAGAAGTTTTGAATTGAGAATAGGAACAAGTGGTCGATGATCTACTACCAGGTCAAAATAAGGTAAACCGGCCAAGTAAACACTGCATTTCCTCACTGCCCAAAGTACAGCAGCCATCTCAACCTCAATTACGGCATACCTAGTTTCTGCATCCGTTAAAAACCTGGATCCACACTGATGAGCTTCCAAGCCTCTCCATGTTGTTGCAGCAAAACAAACCCCATACCATGTAACTTGGATGCGTCAGTTTGGAGCATAGTAGTAAAGATGCATCAAAATGAGCTAAAACAGGAGGAGCTATGAGTGCTTCTTTAGTTTTCTCGAAAGCCACGTCATGTTGAGGGGGTCCAGCACCACTCAATTCCGAGTTTAAGCAGGGTCCTGAGTGGGGGCTGTGCAGCAGCTGCAATCGCAGAAGAAAAAACTCCCAGCTGATTGGTTAAACCCATGAATGACCTGAGATCAGTGATATTTGTGGCTTTGGAAATTCAGCTATAGCTCTCACCTTCCGAGAATCTACACTATAAACCTTCATGATTTATACTGAACCACAAAAATCACATTAGGTTGAGCAAATCAATTTTGTCAGGATTTAGGTCATTCCAAATTTGTCCACATTTTTGCACAAGTGTGATCACATGGGCTAAGTGGTCACGGTAACTAGAATCGTACAccaaaaatatcatcaacaatttTGACAGTACGTGGAATATCTCCCAAAGCTGATCTCCTCGACGATTGTACTCATCTCCAGATTGATATAAGCCCCAGTACGGCTCGTTTGAATTTTGTAACGTCCCCAAGGTGTGATGAAGC
The sequence above is a segment of the Macrobrachium nipponense isolate FS-2020 chromosome 2, ASM1510439v2, whole genome shotgun sequence genome. Coding sequences within it:
- the LOC135221371 gene encoding uncharacterized protein K02A2.6-like — protein: MAAVLWAVRKCSVYLAGLPYFDLVVDHRPLVPILNSKLLGEIENPRLQRMRMKLCRFYFAARWQSGKCHSMPDALSRSPVQNLVEDNDLLDDADPLHAAVVSSLLATCEEGIRLAPLRDQTLDKIRDASAHDGEYLSLRDVIMKGFPDHKHSLPEELRAYWGIRDMLAVDDGLIVYGPRLLIPRSLRSETLQCLHDAHQGVDRTKRRARQTVYWPGIDRDVENTVKSCSRCRELLPSQQNEPLMQEDLPSRVFESVSADYFHISGKTFLVYVDRLSGWPYVLFVQWINFCSSTS